In Cupriavidus taiwanensis, the following proteins share a genomic window:
- a CDS encoding amidohydrolase family protein, with the protein MIIDTSCYPTNLVDLAWRHDGDPFTGERLIQMMDGPFTINGKPRRIDKAFIQPPQGNTIYTWTDGVKSGGESIDAYMAYTVEMVKKYPDRFIGCFVYNPRCGVQNGVNAIEHYVKKLGFKMVQFQANMHAYRPDRALDWLRPALQKCAELGVLVKLHTGDGPYSIPTEWVPMMKEFPTVNFIMAHFGVQTGGVYCFEPFQMAMDMPNVYCESGWCLQSRIVEFAKVLPKHKILFGSDTPPNEPGMWLRLLEVLCFEPPQGLNLDEDTLEDYLGNNVARMIGLAPTPVPRTLEEAKARLAA; encoded by the coding sequence ATGATCATCGACACCAGCTGTTATCCGACGAACCTGGTGGACCTGGCCTGGCGCCACGACGGCGACCCGTTCACCGGCGAGCGCCTGATCCAGATGATGGACGGCCCATTCACCATCAACGGCAAGCCGCGCCGCATCGACAAGGCCTTTATCCAGCCGCCGCAGGGCAACACCATCTACACCTGGACCGACGGCGTGAAGTCCGGCGGCGAATCGATCGACGCGTACATGGCCTATACCGTCGAGATGGTGAAGAAGTATCCCGACCGCTTTATCGGCTGCTTCGTCTACAACCCGCGCTGCGGCGTGCAGAACGGCGTCAACGCGATCGAGCACTACGTGAAGAAGCTGGGCTTCAAGATGGTCCAGTTCCAGGCCAACATGCACGCCTACCGGCCGGACCGGGCGCTCGACTGGCTGCGCCCAGCGCTGCAGAAATGCGCCGAGCTGGGCGTGCTGGTCAAGCTGCATACCGGCGACGGCCCCTACAGCATCCCCACCGAATGGGTGCCGATGATGAAGGAATTCCCGACGGTGAACTTCATCATGGCCCACTTCGGCGTGCAGACCGGCGGCGTGTACTGCTTCGAGCCGTTCCAGATGGCGATGGACATGCCCAACGTCTACTGCGAATCGGGCTGGTGCCTGCAGTCGCGCATCGTCGAATTCGCCAAGGTGCTGCCCAAGCACAAGATCCTGTTCGGGTCCGACACTCCGCCGAACGAGCCCGGCATGTGGCTGCGCCTGCTGGAAGTGCTGTGCTTCGAGCCGCCCCAGGGCCTGAACCTGGATGAAGACACGCTCGAGGACTACCTCGGCAACAACGTCGCCCGGATGATCGGCCTGGCGCCGACGCCGGTGCCGCGCACGCTGGAAGAAGCGAAAGCGCGCCTGGCCGCCTGA
- a CDS encoding (2Fe-2S)-binding protein, producing MRKMIELVINGEPRELAVAPHSTLLDALRHDAGLTGTKKGCDVGECGSCTVIIDGRPMNSCLVLAPEAHGCHITTIEGVQPAPDTVHPLQEQFMRCGAAQCGFCTPGFVVMAKALLDENPHPTRDEIRFAIAGNICRCTGYTKIIEAIEQTAAAMDPAGCVHRTRASEEA from the coding sequence ATGCGAAAAATGATCGAACTCGTCATCAACGGCGAGCCGCGCGAACTGGCGGTGGCACCGCACAGCACGCTGCTCGACGCCCTGCGCCACGACGCGGGCCTGACCGGCACCAAGAAGGGCTGCGACGTGGGCGAATGCGGCTCGTGCACCGTCATCATCGACGGCAGGCCGATGAACAGCTGCCTGGTGCTGGCGCCCGAGGCGCACGGCTGCCACATCACCACCATCGAAGGCGTGCAGCCCGCGCCCGACACCGTGCATCCGCTGCAGGAGCAGTTCATGCGCTGCGGCGCCGCGCAGTGCGGCTTCTGCACGCCGGGCTTCGTGGTGATGGCCAAGGCGCTGCTGGACGAGAACCCGCATCCCACGCGCGACGAGATCCGCTTTGCCATTGCCGGCAATATCTGCCGCTGCACCGGCTACACCAAGATCATCGAGGCCATCGAGCAGACCGCCGCGGCCATGGACCCCGCCGGGTGCGTACACCGTACCCGCGCCAGCGAGGAGGCATGA
- a CDS encoding FAD binding domain-containing protein: protein MRAFEYFEPATLAEASAMLHRCGGRASVLAGGTDLLVQIKESVRKPEQVINIKKIPGMDVLTFDPVNGLRIGALVTTRAVETSGFVQRHYAGLAKAVTDFASIQVRHRATVVGNVCRASPSADSIAPLVADGASVHLYGMSGSRELRVEDFVTGVGKTAIAPDEIVTRITVPAPRPGTGKVYLKHGRRVQMELATVGVAVSLTVEGGHCADAAIVLAAVGPTPVRALRAEHVLRGQRVTDALILQAAHAAMDEARPISDVRASAAYRRQMVSVLTRRALEQALEAALRGASCEK from the coding sequence ATGAGAGCGTTTGAGTATTTCGAACCGGCGACGCTGGCCGAAGCCTCGGCCATGCTGCACCGGTGCGGCGGCAGGGCCAGCGTGCTGGCCGGCGGCACCGATCTGCTGGTGCAGATCAAGGAGTCCGTGCGCAAGCCCGAGCAAGTCATCAACATCAAGAAAATCCCGGGCATGGACGTGCTGACCTTCGATCCGGTCAACGGCCTGCGCATCGGCGCGCTGGTGACCACGCGCGCGGTCGAGACTTCCGGCTTCGTGCAGCGCCATTACGCCGGCCTGGCAAAGGCGGTGACGGATTTCGCCTCGATCCAGGTGCGCCATCGCGCCACCGTGGTCGGCAATGTCTGCCGCGCGTCGCCGTCGGCGGATTCGATTGCGCCGCTGGTCGCCGACGGCGCCTCGGTGCACCTGTACGGCATGTCCGGCTCGCGCGAGCTGCGGGTCGAGGACTTTGTCACCGGCGTCGGCAAGACTGCCATCGCGCCGGACGAGATCGTCACCCGCATCACCGTGCCGGCGCCTCGGCCCGGCACCGGAAAGGTCTATCTGAAGCATGGCCGCCGCGTGCAGATGGAGCTGGCCACCGTCGGCGTGGCGGTATCGCTGACGGTGGAGGGCGGCCACTGCGCCGATGCGGCCATCGTTCTGGCGGCGGTCGGCCCCACGCCCGTGCGCGCGCTGCGCGCCGAGCACGTGCTACGCGGCCAGCGCGTGACCGACGCCCTGATCCTGCAGGCCGCGCACGCCGCCATGGATGAAGCCCGTCCGATCAGCGACGTGCGCGCCAGCGCAGCCTACCGGCGGCAGATGGTCAGCGTGCTGACCCGCCGCGCCCTCGAACAAGCCCTGGAGGCCGCCCTGCGCGGAGCATCATGCGAAAAATGA
- a CDS encoding endo alpha-1,4 polygalactosaminidase gives MHGNDAKKAAVMLSVALSLALGGCGGDGGQTEMVSPTAAATTRSIAETTTSATTRWAPALTDTWQIQLTGRLNTSYAVTAYDFDLFDTPQATIDALKAQGRRVICYFSAGSSEDWRPDFNQFTEADQGAPLSGWAGERWLDTRSANVRRIMQARMDLAVSKGCDAVDPDNVDGYTNSPGLPLTAETQLDYNRFLAAQAHARGLAVGLKNDVGQVAELAASFDFAINEQCFQYRECGAYTAFTGQGKPVFQIEYATKYRDAATRAGLCAKAQAANLRTLVLPRTLNGSFRYACDA, from the coding sequence ATGCACGGCAACGATGCGAAGAAGGCCGCGGTGATGCTGTCGGTTGCGCTGAGCCTGGCACTGGGGGGCTGCGGTGGCGACGGCGGACAGACCGAGATGGTGTCGCCCACGGCCGCGGCCACGACGCGGTCCATCGCCGAAACTACCACCAGCGCCACCACGCGCTGGGCCCCGGCGCTTACCGACACCTGGCAGATCCAGCTGACCGGCAGGCTCAATACCAGCTATGCGGTGACCGCCTATGACTTCGACCTGTTCGATACGCCGCAGGCCACCATCGACGCGCTCAAGGCGCAGGGCCGGCGCGTGATCTGCTATTTCTCGGCGGGCAGTTCCGAGGACTGGCGTCCCGACTTCAACCAGTTCACCGAGGCGGACCAGGGCGCGCCGCTGTCGGGCTGGGCCGGCGAGCGCTGGCTGGATACGCGCTCGGCCAACGTGCGTCGCATCATGCAGGCGCGCATGGACCTGGCGGTCAGCAAGGGCTGCGATGCGGTCGATCCCGACAATGTCGATGGCTATACCAACAGCCCCGGCCTGCCGCTGACGGCCGAGACCCAGCTCGACTACAACCGCTTCCTGGCGGCGCAGGCGCATGCGCGCGGGCTGGCGGTGGGCTTGAAGAACGACGTGGGACAGGTGGCCGAGCTGGCCGCGAGCTTTGACTTCGCCATCAACGAACAGTGCTTCCAGTACCGCGAGTGCGGTGCCTATACCGCGTTCACGGGGCAGGGCAAGCCGGTATTCCAGATCGAATACGCCACCAAGTACCGGGACGCCGCCACGCGCGCCGGGCTGTGCGCCAAGGCCCAGGCGGCCAACCTGCGCACGCTGGTGCTGCCCAGGACGCTGAACGGGTCGTTCCGCTACGCCTGCGACGCCTGA
- a CDS encoding UbiD family decarboxylase has product MNSPSAPFATATPARQPFHDTSQDFHQFLAAYREAFPHDVLHIREPVGADQDPTALVWALAAQGRHPALLFDHVEGLGTSLATNLFASRERVGRMLGGVPPAGIHAEYQARSRRMVAPRVLDSGAVTGHVETQHIDLRTIPAIRHFATDRGPYITNAILIAEDPDSGIGNASYHRSMLHSPTEIATSLHSRGHLWRMQQRAAELGRPLPVAMVIGAHPLFMLAGAARLPFGVDERHVAGGLFGAPLEVVRTPRHGILVPAHAEIVLEGVIDPEARVDEGPFGEFTGYSSDRSTNNLLRVQSVMRRTDAWLVDVVGGNSAEHLNLGRIPRESEMVEKLRERFPGVTAVHYPSSGTHFHAYVALRQSRPGEARQVMLGLLGWDPYLKTVVAVDQDVDITRDEEVLWAMATHLQPHLDVVVVDGLPGSALDPSASGVGTTSRMGLDATRGPGFDGIRARIDPAAMARAVALLARLERAASHVP; this is encoded by the coding sequence ATGAACTCACCCTCAGCGCCCTTCGCCACCGCGACGCCGGCGCGCCAGCCTTTCCACGATACCTCGCAGGACTTCCACCAGTTCCTGGCCGCCTACCGCGAGGCCTTTCCCCACGACGTGCTGCATATCCGCGAGCCGGTCGGCGCCGACCAGGACCCCACCGCGCTGGTGTGGGCACTGGCCGCGCAGGGCCGCCATCCGGCCCTGCTGTTCGACCATGTCGAAGGCCTGGGCACGTCGCTGGCCACCAACCTGTTTGCCTCGCGCGAGCGCGTCGGGCGCATGCTTGGCGGCGTGCCGCCCGCCGGCATCCATGCCGAATACCAGGCCCGCAGCCGCCGCATGGTGGCGCCGCGCGTGCTGGACAGCGGCGCCGTCACCGGCCACGTCGAGACGCAACACATCGACCTGCGCACGATTCCGGCGATCCGGCATTTCGCCACCGACCGCGGCCCCTACATCACCAACGCCATCCTGATCGCGGAAGATCCCGACAGCGGCATCGGCAACGCCAGCTACCACCGCTCGATGCTGCATTCGCCCACCGAGATCGCCACCAGCCTGCATTCGCGCGGCCACCTGTGGCGCATGCAGCAGCGCGCGGCCGAACTGGGCCGCCCGTTGCCGGTGGCGATGGTGATCGGGGCGCATCCGCTGTTCATGCTGGCCGGCGCCGCGCGGCTGCCGTTCGGCGTGGACGAGCGCCATGTGGCCGGCGGCCTGTTCGGCGCGCCGCTGGAAGTGGTACGCACGCCGCGCCACGGCATCCTGGTGCCGGCGCATGCCGAGATTGTGCTGGAAGGCGTGATCGATCCCGAGGCTCGCGTCGACGAAGGCCCGTTCGGCGAGTTCACCGGCTACTCGTCGGACCGCTCGACCAACAACCTGCTGCGCGTGCAGAGCGTGATGCGGCGCACGGACGCGTGGCTGGTCGACGTGGTCGGCGGCAATTCGGCCGAGCACCTGAACCTGGGCCGGATCCCGCGCGAGTCCGAGATGGTGGAGAAGCTGCGCGAGCGCTTTCCCGGCGTCACCGCGGTGCACTACCCCAGCTCCGGCACGCATTTCCACGCCTACGTGGCGCTGCGCCAGAGCCGCCCCGGCGAGGCCCGCCAGGTGATGCTGGGCCTGCTCGGCTGGGACCCGTACCTGAAGACGGTGGTGGCGGTGGACCAAGACGTCGACATCACCCGCGACGAGGAAGTGCTGTGGGCCATGGCCACGCACCTGCAGCCGCACCTGGACGTGGTGGTGGTGGACGGCCTGCCCGGCAGCGCGCTCGATCCGTCCGCGTCCGGCGTCGGCACCACCTCGCGCATGGGGCTGGATGCGACGCGCGGGCCGGGCTTCGACGGCATCCGCGCGCGCATCGATCCTGCCGCGATGGCGCGCGCGGTCGCTCTGCTGGCGCGGCTGGAGCGTGCGGCATCCCACGTGCCGTGA
- the ettA gene encoding energy-dependent translational throttle protein EttA has product MAQYVFTMNRVGKIVPPKRHILKDISLSFFPGAKIGVLGLNGSGKSTLLKIMAGLDKEIEGEATPMPNLNIGYLPQEPQLNPEQTVRESVEEALGGVFEARKKLDEIYAAYAEPDADFDALAADQAKYEAILAASDGNNVELQLEIAADALRLPPWDAKIEHLSGGEKRRVALCRLLLSRPDMLLLDEPTNHLDAESVDWLEQFLTRFPGTVVAVTHDRYFLDNAAEWILELDRGHGIPWKGNYSSWLDQKEARLKQEEASESARQKALHKELEWVRQNPKGRQAKSKARLARFDELNSQEYQKRNETQEIFIPVGERLGNEVIEFDNVSKGFGDRMLIENLSFKVPPGAIVGIIGPNGAGKSTFFKMLTGKEQPDSGEIKIGPTVKMAFVDQSRDALDGTKTVFEEISGGADVLTVGRYETPSRAYIGRFNFKGGDQQKQVGTLSGGERGRLHMAKTLIAGGNVLLLDEPSNDLDVETLRALEDALLEFAGCVMVISHDRWFLDRIATHILAFEGDSHVEFFPGNYQEYEADKKKRLGEEGAKPKRIRYKPIVR; this is encoded by the coding sequence ATGGCACAGTACGTTTTCACCATGAACCGCGTGGGCAAGATCGTTCCGCCCAAGCGTCACATCCTGAAGGACATCTCGCTGTCGTTCTTCCCGGGCGCCAAGATCGGCGTGCTCGGCCTGAACGGCTCGGGCAAGTCCACGCTGCTCAAGATCATGGCCGGCCTCGACAAGGAAATCGAGGGCGAGGCCACGCCGATGCCGAACCTGAACATCGGCTACCTGCCGCAGGAGCCGCAACTCAACCCCGAGCAGACCGTGCGCGAGTCAGTCGAGGAGGCGCTGGGCGGCGTGTTCGAGGCGCGCAAGAAGCTCGACGAGATCTACGCGGCCTATGCCGAGCCGGACGCCGACTTCGACGCGCTCGCCGCCGACCAGGCCAAGTACGAAGCCATCCTCGCCGCCAGCGACGGCAACAACGTCGAACTGCAGCTGGAAATCGCCGCCGACGCGCTGCGCCTGCCGCCGTGGGATGCAAAGATCGAACATCTTTCCGGCGGTGAAAAGCGCCGCGTGGCGCTGTGCCGCCTGCTGCTGTCGCGCCCCGACATGCTGCTGCTCGACGAACCGACCAACCACCTGGATGCCGAATCGGTCGACTGGCTGGAGCAGTTCCTGACGCGCTTCCCCGGCACCGTGGTGGCCGTGACCCACGACCGCTACTTCCTCGACAACGCCGCCGAGTGGATCCTCGAACTGGACCGCGGCCACGGCATCCCCTGGAAGGGCAACTACAGCTCGTGGCTGGACCAGAAGGAAGCGCGCCTGAAGCAGGAAGAGGCCAGCGAATCGGCGCGCCAGAAGGCGCTGCACAAGGAACTGGAGTGGGTGCGCCAGAACCCCAAGGGCCGCCAGGCCAAGTCCAAGGCGCGCCTGGCCCGCTTCGATGAACTGAACAGCCAGGAATACCAGAAGCGCAACGAAACCCAGGAAATCTTCATCCCGGTGGGTGAGCGCCTGGGCAACGAAGTGATCGAGTTCGACAACGTCAGCAAGGGCTTCGGCGACCGCATGCTGATCGAGAACCTGAGCTTCAAGGTGCCGCCGGGCGCCATCGTCGGCATCATCGGCCCGAACGGCGCCGGCAAGTCGACCTTCTTCAAGATGCTCACGGGCAAGGAACAGCCGGACAGCGGCGAGATCAAGATCGGGCCGACCGTGAAGATGGCCTTTGTCGACCAGAGCCGCGACGCGCTGGACGGCACCAAGACCGTGTTCGAGGAGATCTCGGGCGGCGCCGACGTGCTGACCGTGGGCCGCTACGAAACCCCGTCGCGCGCCTATATCGGCCGCTTCAACTTCAAGGGCGGCGACCAGCAGAAGCAGGTCGGCACGCTGTCGGGCGGCGAACGCGGCCGCCTGCACATGGCCAAGACGCTGATCGCCGGCGGCAACGTGCTGCTGCTGGACGAACCGTCCAACGACCTCGACGTCGAAACGCTGCGCGCGCTGGAAGACGCGCTGCTGGAGTTCGCCGGCTGCGTGATGGTGATCTCGCACGACCGCTGGTTCCTGGACCGGATCGCCACGCACATCCTGGCGTTCGAGGGCGACTCGCATGTGGAGTTCTTCCCCGGCAACTACCAGGAATACGAGGCGGACAAGAAGAAGCGGCTGGGTGAGGAAGGGGCCAAGCCGAAGCGGATCCGGTACAAGCCGATTGTGCGGTGA
- a CDS encoding amidohydrolase family protein gives MIIDTHLHPTNLVDEAWRHTGEPFNGERMLKMMDGPYMINGKPRRIDMGFIQPPPGNTGYRDGNRRGREGIRDYMAYIAELCQKYPDRFIGNFTFNPRWGPEEGALELEFHVKEYGFKMLKLHANMHGYRPDRALDWLRPAMKVCAKYNVVVLIHTGDGPYTIPTMFYPIIREFPMVNFIIGHFGIQTGGNYSFEAFWMAMDTPNVYCESGWCFQSRIVEFARQLPRDKIVFGTDTPPNEPGMWLRELEMLCGPAPQGMDLDEDGLEDYMGNNIARLVGIEPTAPPRTQQEALARLKDTYASTR, from the coding sequence ATGATTATCGATACCCACCTGCACCCGACCAACCTGGTCGACGAAGCCTGGCGCCACACCGGCGAGCCTTTCAACGGCGAGCGCATGCTCAAGATGATGGACGGCCCCTACATGATCAACGGCAAGCCGCGCCGCATCGACATGGGCTTTATCCAGCCGCCGCCGGGCAACACCGGCTACCGCGACGGCAACCGCCGCGGCCGCGAAGGCATCCGCGACTACATGGCGTATATCGCCGAGCTGTGCCAGAAGTATCCTGACCGCTTTATCGGCAACTTCACCTTCAACCCGCGCTGGGGCCCGGAGGAAGGCGCGCTGGAACTGGAATTCCACGTCAAGGAGTACGGCTTCAAGATGCTGAAGCTGCATGCCAACATGCACGGCTACCGTCCCGACCGCGCGCTCGACTGGCTGCGCCCGGCGATGAAGGTCTGCGCCAAGTACAACGTGGTGGTGCTGATCCACACCGGCGACGGCCCGTACACGATCCCGACGATGTTCTATCCGATCATCCGCGAATTCCCGATGGTCAATTTCATCATCGGGCATTTCGGCATCCAGACCGGCGGCAACTATTCGTTCGAGGCGTTCTGGATGGCGATGGACACGCCCAACGTGTATTGCGAATCGGGCTGGTGCTTCCAGTCGCGCATCGTCGAGTTCGCGCGCCAACTGCCGCGCGACAAGATCGTGTTCGGCACCGACACGCCGCCCAACGAGCCCGGCATGTGGCTGCGCGAGCTGGAAATGCTGTGCGGCCCCGCGCCGCAGGGCATGGACCTGGACGAGGACGGGCTCGAGGACTACATGGGCAACAACATCGCCCGGCTGGTCGGCATCGAGCCGACCGCGCCGCCCAGGACGCAGCAAGAGGCCCTGGCGCGGCTGAAGGATACCTACGCCAGCACCCGGTAG
- a CDS encoding nucleobase:cation symporter-2 family protein — MNPTLPTQGNAAVHPVDEVLPPPRLLALGLQHVLVMYAGAIAVPMIIGGALKLPKDQVAFLIAADLFCCGLVTMIQSIGIWKVGIRLPVMMGVTFTAIAPIIATGSNPSLGLPAVFGAVMVAGVFTYFAAPYVGKMVRWFPPVVTGTVVLVIGISLMRVGINWAAGGNPTLNTAAGPVPNPNFGLPVNIAIAAAVLCTVLALVAFARGFLCNVAVLIGIAVGFGIALALGKVSFDGLRGAHWVEFITPFHFGWPTFDAMTSVTLCVVMIVIMIEGVGQFLALGEIVGRPVDSEDLARGLRADGVGALVGAVFNTFTYTSYAQNVGLVQVTGVRSRWVCATAGGILIVLGCLPKLAFFAASIPQYVLGGAALVMFGMVAATGIRILGHVDFVDNKKNAYIVAVSVALGMIPLVSDKFFAQMPELLAKFCQNGILLGTLAAVLLNLLFNARSPAPQPHGLAKEPA, encoded by the coding sequence ATGAACCCCACCCTGCCTACGCAAGGGAATGCCGCCGTGCATCCCGTCGACGAGGTCCTGCCCCCGCCGCGCCTGCTGGCCCTGGGCCTGCAGCATGTGCTGGTGATGTATGCCGGCGCCATCGCCGTGCCGATGATCATCGGCGGCGCACTCAAGCTGCCCAAGGACCAGGTCGCCTTCCTGATCGCCGCCGACCTGTTCTGCTGCGGACTGGTGACGATGATCCAGAGCATCGGCATCTGGAAGGTCGGCATCCGCCTGCCGGTGATGATGGGCGTCACCTTCACCGCGATCGCGCCGATCATCGCCACCGGCTCCAATCCGTCGCTGGGACTGCCGGCGGTGTTCGGCGCGGTGATGGTGGCGGGCGTCTTCACCTACTTTGCCGCGCCTTATGTCGGCAAGATGGTGCGCTGGTTCCCGCCGGTGGTGACCGGCACCGTGGTGCTGGTGATCGGGATCTCGCTGATGCGGGTGGGGATCAACTGGGCGGCGGGCGGCAATCCCACCCTCAATACCGCGGCAGGCCCGGTGCCCAATCCCAATTTCGGCCTGCCGGTGAACATTGCCATCGCCGCCGCGGTGCTGTGCACGGTGCTGGCGCTGGTGGCGTTCGCGCGCGGCTTTCTGTGCAATGTTGCGGTGCTGATCGGCATTGCGGTGGGCTTCGGCATCGCGCTGGCGCTGGGCAAGGTCAGCTTTGACGGCCTGCGCGGCGCGCACTGGGTCGAGTTCATCACGCCCTTCCACTTCGGCTGGCCGACCTTCGACGCCATGACCTCGGTCACGCTGTGCGTGGTCATGATCGTGATCATGATCGAAGGCGTGGGCCAGTTCCTGGCGCTGGGCGAGATCGTCGGGCGCCCGGTCGACTCCGAAGACCTGGCGCGCGGCCTGCGTGCCGACGGTGTTGGCGCGCTGGTGGGGGCGGTGTTCAACACCTTCACCTACACCTCCTACGCGCAGAACGTGGGGCTGGTGCAGGTCACCGGCGTGCGCAGCCGCTGGGTCTGCGCCACCGCCGGCGGCATCCTGATCGTGCTGGGCTGCCTGCCCAAGCTGGCCTTCTTCGCGGCGTCGATCCCGCAATACGTGCTGGGCGGCGCGGCGCTGGTGATGTTCGGCATGGTGGCGGCCACGGGCATACGCATCCTCGGCCATGTCGACTTTGTCGACAACAAGAAGAACGCCTACATCGTCGCCGTCAGCGTGGCGCTGGGCATGATCCCGCTGGTGTCCGACAAGTTCTTCGCGCAGATGCCGGAGCTGCTGGCCAAGTTCTGCCAGAACGGCATCCTGCTGGGCACGCTGGCCGCGGTGCTGCTGAACCTGCTGTTCAACGCGCGTTCGCCGGCCCCCCAGCCCCACGGCCTGGCCAAGGAACCGGCATGA
- a CDS encoding LysR family transcriptional regulator — MNVSLRQLRAFIAVAQERHFTRAAEKLDLSQSSVSALIHELEANLGLKLFDRHTRQLHITQAGAELLPLVKKAVADIDSVIENSSELRTLGRGRVSIAASSIQAALMLPRVIREFCVSHPGVKVELHDVSEHEVTRMVSSGEVDFGIGTIPAGQPDLSAHRLMDDAFVIVMPAHHPLRRRKTLRWEDVAGLPVIGPHKGNPIRDCLDTALAARGITLQRVHEVFLPLTMVGMVDAGLGIAVMSAAVTRLTGALGLATVMPTDPVIHREISLLGHADRSLSPPAQAFRDLLMRYRARLAEAG; from the coding sequence ATGAACGTGTCGCTGCGCCAGCTGCGCGCCTTCATCGCCGTGGCGCAGGAGCGCCACTTCACCCGCGCGGCGGAAAAGCTGGACCTGTCGCAGTCGTCGGTCAGCGCGCTGATCCACGAGCTGGAAGCCAACCTCGGCCTGAAGCTGTTCGACCGGCACACGCGCCAGCTGCATATCACGCAGGCGGGCGCGGAACTGCTGCCCCTGGTGAAGAAGGCCGTGGCCGATATCGACAGCGTGATCGAGAACTCCAGCGAGCTGCGCACGCTGGGACGCGGGCGCGTATCGATCGCGGCATCGTCGATCCAGGCGGCGCTGATGCTGCCGCGCGTGATCCGCGAGTTCTGCGTCAGCCATCCGGGCGTGAAGGTGGAGCTGCACGATGTGTCCGAGCATGAAGTGACCAGGATGGTGAGTTCGGGCGAGGTCGACTTCGGCATCGGCACCATTCCCGCGGGCCAGCCCGACCTGAGCGCGCACCGGTTGATGGACGATGCCTTCGTGATCGTGATGCCCGCGCACCATCCGCTGCGCCGGCGCAAGACGCTGCGCTGGGAGGATGTGGCCGGGCTGCCGGTGATCGGGCCGCACAAGGGCAACCCGATCCGCGACTGCCTCGATACCGCGCTGGCCGCGCGCGGCATCACGCTGCAGCGGGTGCACGAGGTGTTCCTGCCGCTGACCATGGTCGGCATGGTCGACGCCGGGCTGGGCATTGCCGTGATGAGCGCGGCAGTCACGCGTCTTACCGGCGCGCTGGGGCTGGCCACGGTGATGCCGACCGATCCGGTGATCCACCGCGAGATCTCGCTGCTGGGGCACGCGGACCGGTCGCTGTCGCCGCCGGCGCAGGCCTTCCGCGACCTGCTGATGCGCTACCGCGCCAGGCTGGCCGAGGCCGGCTGA
- a CDS encoding M48 family metallopeptidase — MRFLGGYPPGVLEQVRELVAAGRLGDHLARRYPGRHTVQTDRALYQYTTDLKQEYLRSAPPLHKVGFDARLDSAQRALGLHTAISRVQGGKLKAKKEIRVASLFKEAPPEFLRMIVVHELAHLKESEHDKAFYRLCEYMEPRYHQLEFDTRLYLAWRELERAAPAAGIDPGAQASQA, encoded by the coding sequence ATGCGCTTCCTGGGCGGCTATCCGCCCGGCGTGCTGGAGCAGGTGCGCGAGCTGGTCGCCGCCGGCCGGCTCGGCGACCATCTGGCCCGCCGCTACCCGGGGCGCCATACCGTGCAGACCGACCGCGCGCTGTACCAATACACCACCGACCTCAAGCAGGAATACCTGCGCAGCGCGCCGCCGCTGCACAAGGTGGGATTCGATGCGCGCCTGGATTCCGCCCAGCGCGCGCTCGGCCTGCATACCGCGATCTCGCGCGTGCAGGGCGGCAAGCTCAAGGCCAAGAAAGAGATTCGCGTCGCCTCGCTGTTCAAGGAGGCGCCGCCGGAATTCCTGCGCATGATCGTCGTGCACGAGCTTGCCCACCTGAAGGAGAGCGAGCACGACAAGGCCTTCTACCGGCTCTGCGAATACATGGAACCGCGCTACCACCAGCTCGAGTTCGATACGCGGCTCTACCTGGCCTGGCGGGAGCTGGAACGCGCCGCTCCCGCCGCCGGCATCGACCCGGGCGCTCAGGCGTCGCAGGCGTAG